The following is a genomic window from Neomonachus schauinslandi chromosome 15, ASM220157v2, whole genome shotgun sequence.
cagtcaattaagtgtctgactcttgatttcggctcaggtcaggatctcagggtcgtgggatcaagccccgtgttgggctccatgctgagcacggagtctgcttgagattctctctctctctctcccccactctgcccactcgtgctctttctcttaaaataaataaacaaataaaatctttaaaattaacaCCTTAGCTCCCATTCTGTTTTTGTCAGGCCGATGGATTAGTCTATGATCTGGAATTATCTGCTTCCTGGGATCTCATTTCAAAGTTTATCGCTCTTACCCTTCTCTAACATGCAGAAAGCTTGCGCTAAAGGTCGCACATTTTCCACTGGCAGTTTATAGACCATCACAGAAGAGTACCTGCAGGGACAGAGGCGGGGCTGAGGCTGATATCACTTGCAGAGGCAAGCTGGCTGCGACCCTGTCTCTGGTCGTTACCCTGATAAATAAGAGTCAGTGTGGGGCAGGCGAAATGCCTAGGGTGAGGCTGTTCACAAGGAGAACCCGGTGAGGGGAGAGGCTCAGGATGGAGAGGAGCGGGTGTGGGGCAGATGAAACGTGGACATTTCCAAAGTTGCCTGCCATCTTATCTTTTCAGCTGAACACTTGCTTCTCGAGCTTCATCTTCCACCAGGGACTGATGCTACATAGTTTCTTAAAGTCACTCAACTCAGGTGGGGGTCTAAGTCTTTTCTCTAGAGAACTCTTACCTCTCCAACCTTGCCCCATGTTACCCaaactacttttttctttttattatgttatgttaatcaccatccattacatcattagtttttgatgcagtgttccatgattcattgccaAACTACTTTTCTAATTTAGGTTATCATTGAGTCTCTGATGAGGAGACTGGAAATCGCCAGGAATTCAGCACCAAATAATGTTcgggaacagttttttttttttttaaaataatttgtttcccaGATTAACGTTTGtctttttatcatttgaaaatcaggaagattttgatttcatttcataAGATACTGTTTCCTCTATTTATGGGGCGATCATTCTCATCTATTCTGCTCATTCCCTGTGCCTTTATGACCTATTTCTATTTGGTCGTGGGCTGCACATTGAGATACAGCATTTGCTTTGACATTTATACTCCAGtgtagaaatatattttcccacCATATTGTTATGACTTATTATTACTCTTTTCTATCTGTTTTCCCCAACTCCTAAATCATCTGTCTTCTGCAGTAAATTCGAGGTGTTAAAAATGACTCTAACGTTAATCTTTGATTTCTACTGTATGATTTTCCTGAGAACTGTTCCATGACCAGACTGTGCATAAAACTGGAAGTGTTAatagatttgaaagaaaataattagctTTCTATTCTACCTATGCCCTTTGTTAGCTGTCGTGTGACCTAACTTCTCAGTTTCCTAtgcttaaagataaaaatcaattccatttattaaGGTCCTTGTAGTGGCCAGATGCTCACAATGCTTTTTTGAAATCATCTCATTTTTCAATGGAAAAACAGTGTCTACCTTGGAAAGTTTCAGTGCGGATTAAATACGACAGCACGAGACCAGGATGGTATCTTGCAGCTAGTAAGACTGCAACACATGCTACCTCCGATTTTCCATCCAGCTCTCCTCTTCTCTAATTTAGTTTCTGCAGTGTCCAACAGATACTTTCTTTTAGGTTTCCTTTTGGGCTAAATATGGACTCTAATgacaacaaatgaatgaaaccagcAAGGAAAAGCTGACATTTGGTATCAGATCAAACTCAGCAGCCAACTTTACCTTTCCTGCTGGGCAGCCTGGGGGAAAACCCTCAGAATTTCACGATGGAGGCTTTCCCTCTGCTCCGTGGTCTTCACCTTCATCTCCAGCAGATAATTCTTACCAAATTTACTCTTCAGGTGTTCGATGGAACCGATACATCTGGAGGTCAGAGGAGGATGAGGTCGTCACAGAAGGGGGAAAGAGACCGGGCACACAATGTTTGAGACTCCTGATTTGCTGCTAGGGTTGTCTCCAGGGTGTCACTGTTAGACCCAGATGCAGTAGCTATAGTCGTGCTGTGCGCGGACAAACTCCTCCAGCCATGCACCTGttgccggcggggggggggggggggatgtgtggGCGGGGACGGGCACCCACCTCAGCTTCCCGGACACCATGATGGCCACGCGATCACACACGGCCTCAGCCTCTGCCATGTAGTGGGTCGTCAGGAGGGCGCCCCTCTCTGTGTCTTTGAAGGTGGCCCGGATCACCTGCCTAAATCGTCAAAAGACCATTTGCAGTGAAGAAAGATTTCGAATTAATCATAGATGGGCGGGGAAAAGAATTTTTAACCGGCATGCCTGTGAGTAATTAGCAAAAGGAGCTCAAGCAAGGGAGGACCCTTgagagggcaggtgggaggaggaagggcgAGCCAGGTGAGGGCGTGAGGCGGAGGCAGGCACTAGAAGAGGAGCTGTCCGGGAACACAGAGTTTATCCCGAGCTTGTGTTGAGAGAGAAATGCTGAGCAAGAGACTGTTCATGAAAGGGCTGTGCCAGAGAGACAGAATTCAACAACAGGGGGGGTCACAACCTAGTAGgagaaaataaatgcagaataaaTATTCAAGATAACATCCAGAACCCGCCCCCACCTTTACAACCTAATGGGAATtaccactcccccctcccccagcactggCCACGGTCCCCGTGGCCCAGGGATGCACCACCCCTACCTAAAAGATCACTGGGCCAATGGTACTACTTACAGTGAGTGTGTCCGGGTCCTGCCAatgcttattttttcttcaatgaTGAAATATTATCAGGGAGAGGGTTGGTGTTTGTTTCGCAAAATATTGGTGTTACTAATGATATTGAGAGgtgttctccctcccccccccccccccacattaaGAAACAGTTTAAGGGACCATTTTTACACAAGTAAAACAATTCACAAATTTCCTGCAAGGCTTTGGGGCCGTCCGTGACTGGATAGCGTCCCTCACCACATCTGCTGCTGCCCCTCGGGGTCCACCCCCGTGGACGGCTCGTCCAGAAGCACCACCGATGGGTTTCCCAGGATGCTCAGCGTGAAGCACACCTGGAACGGGAGAACAGCATGTCTGGCACCGACGTGTGGGGTGTGCAGAGTAACACTGAGCCCCGCCCCCCTTACCTTCCTCTTTATTCCCTCGGATAAGGCCTTCACGGGCAGCTTCAGCTGGTCCTGCAGCTTGAGCGCATCCACCAATCTGGAGCAAACACAATGGAGCATCGCAGTAAGGAAGTTGGTAGGAGGATGGGCCACCTAGCACAGGAATGGGGAGCAGAGCTCAGAAATGCAGTTCAGAAAATAGATGccaggcaattttttaaaaagagtttatttatttattgggggggaggggcagagagagagggagaagctgactgcccactgagcagggagcccaacccggggcttgatctcaggaccccagatcatgacctaagctgaaggcagacgcttaactgactgagccacctaggggccccagGCCAGGCAATCTTAAACTGGCTGGTTTGATCCCTCCAGATAGTTTTcccttttaaaagaatataagcccatttcatgatttttaaatagttggtCTATGAGAAAGACTTTATActtaaattttagtatttttgatAACTTTCACCAACggttactatttttatatttactatgaGAAGAAAATTAACACTTTGAAATCTGGGAAACCAGTTTCTAGAGGGGAATCTACCCAGTGTGATCTGGGTCAGGGTTCAGTCTCCTGTCCTGAACTGACAGTGAAGCTCCTCACTCCCAACCGTCTCCTGCCCCCGCAGGTATAGAACAGGTGTGGCTCCCACCCACCTCGAGATGGTGATGGCTGCGTCCGCTTTCCTCAGCCCTTTAATGGCAGCAAACACCTCCAGGTGCTCCTTCATGGTCAGATTGGGCCACAGCACGTTCTCCTGGGGACAGTACCCTAGGAAGCCCAAGGAGCCCTCCCCGCTGCTCCCTTTAAGTAGGACCTGCAGAGAAAAGTTCACTCTCAGAGCCTGCCTTCTGGGTTTGTCTTTCCTGCATTTCTCaatggcttccttttttttttttttttaagattttatttatttatttgacagagagagacacagcgagagagggaacacaagcagggggagtgggagagagagaagcaagcttcccgtggagcagtgagcccgatgtggggctcgatcccaggaccccgggatcatgacctgagccgaaggcagacacttaacgactgagccacccaggcaccccaaatggcCTCTTTCTCCTTACAAACCTAGAAAAACTAGAAACTCTCTAAGTCCTAATTGGGCTGAATAATCTATAATCATTCTGTGTTGGAGAGAGGTTGTCAGAgagtaaacacatgaaaacaaGTGTGTGCACCCCTTAATCTAAGCTGAAAAATCAAGTATCTCGCAAATATGTCTTGCCATCATGGCCAACCGGttatatccaatttttttttatcacaatcAGGAAACAAGTATATGAATTTATGAACGGAATTCCTCACTATTGAACACACTCAGTGAGCGCGTGTCTTCTGAGCACGTAACAAATGTTGTGCCGTCTGCTTTGGATACAGTGGGGAATGGAATAGCCAGCACCCTTGTTACTTGCGTTTTCATTCTGCTGAGCAAACTGGGCAATAAACAAGTAGAAAAATGAGCGGCTGGAATACAGACAGCTCCTAAGTGGTGTTGTAATGGAAGTAGTCAGGATGCTGGGGGCGGGGACTAACTAACATCACTAGGTAGGATGATTAGAGAGGGCCTGTCTGCTGAGGGACCACTGGGGCAGAAGAGGGACAGGGCACCTACCATGGAAAAGCCCAGACGAAAGGAATTTGGAGCAGAGCAAAGCGCTGTGCCCTGATGAAGCTCGATCTGTTTTTAGACCCGAAGCAAAGCTTGGGGCCTGGTGCAGAGTGAGGAAGGGATATGATAATCGGCCCCTCCGGACGAGCCAGAgggatgtggggaggggggtcCTTCAGCCTTAGTGCAGTAAGAGGTTGTTGAAAATATTGAAGTAGGATGATGGTATTGTTTATAAAGATCACACTGGCTGATCTGATTAAAGCTAATTTCATGACACAAAGAGTTCGCTTTGTTAACTCAGATCTTACTTACCTTTTAAATAGTTCATTATCATATATCTGTGAACAGTTACTACCTCCTTTTTTGCCCATGCttaatgagaaatgaaataatgatttaGGGTCCAGATGGTGACTCAGTTGGAGCGTAGTCCCCACTAAGCTAAGGAGTCCAGTTAGGGTTGAGCGAGCCACCAACATCCCTGAGCAGCCCTGTTCACCATCACGTGCTCTCATCTCAgctttggaatatttattttctcctccgTCTTTGGTGGCATATTTATCAATCACATTCCTGGAGGTCTTTTCCCTTCTGGGCTTGAGCACCACCCCCTCTGCCCTGGTGTGGTGCCAAAGACCTCTCTCTGCCTTATATTCTGTTCTCTAAAATCCCTGGACATCCTTTCCAAAGGAGCTCTTAAAGCGGTCTATTTTCTGCCATAGAATTTGGAGGGAAATATGTTCTCTATACTCTATTGTGTTGTCTCCCTCTTTACTAAATCTCAGCTCTTTTTCTGGTGTCTGACCATCTTATATGGTTCAACTGCATGTAGGACTCAAGTTCACTTCGTATCCCTGTTGCTCAATTTTGAATCATTCTTTGAAAACACTCCCAAGAAATAGTGTATTTCTACAAAAATATATGTCTCAGGATCCAAGCACTTTGTGGAGGACAATGAATATAATGGcttaataaaggtttttttttttattttaattcaagattAAAGCATTACATACTGGGAAGACAATGCCCATTGAAAGTACAAAtcctgtatgtcaactatacttccattaaaaaaaaaatcaagggggcgcctgggtggctcagttggttaagcgtctgccttcggctcaggtcatgatcccagggtcctgggatcgagtcccgcgtccggctccctgctcggtggggagtctgcttctccttctccatctgcccctctccctgcttgtgctctgtctctctctctcaaataaataaataaaatcttcaaaaaaaaaaatcaaaaccaaaaatgtaaTGTGTTACACTGCACTCACTGTTAATACATGGAAACAGATggttgccaagaaaaaaaaagtgcaactcCATGTGTTTTATGGTATGATAACTAAGGCCTGTATAGATTCTGATGTTGATTTCTGATCAGATACTGGACATTCCCTCTAGATGTCATTGAAGGCATAAGTAATTATTCCCTGCCAGTGATTAATTTTTCCATGTATGAACATGTTAACTTTGTGAAGATGTTAGTCTGCAACTTTAACTACTTCTGTCATCTAATGACTAAATGAGATTTGCTCTTTACAAAGCTTTCACATCTTACAAGTTTATTCTGAGCACCACGAGATAGCACATTCTCTGCACAATTCATCTACCTGTCCGGCAGTCAGTTTCGTGTCTCCAGTTACCACCTTAATGGATGTGCTCTTCCCAGCTCCGTTGTGTCCTAATAATCCTAAAAcctcacctgaaaaaaaaattggttgcaCTTAATATGAATTGACtttaatagtaaaattaagaataaaacagTCTGAAGTCTTGCTATGTGACAAGTGTTGTGCTCTGTGCTTTATATACAGTGTCTCA
Proteins encoded in this region:
- the LOC123326742 gene encoding ABC-type organic anion transporter ABCA8-like; the encoded protein is MAEAEAVCDRVAIMVSGKLRCIGSIEHLKSKFGKNYLLEMKVKTTEQRESLHREILRVFPQAAQQERYSSVMVYKLPVENVRPLAQAFCMLEKVKQIFDLEEYSLSQSTLEQVFLELSKEQELDDFDEELDPSVRRKLLPQEDP